Genomic DNA from Rhodoferax mekongensis:
GCAACATCCCCGAAGGCAAGACCATGTGCAGCCTCTGCAGCCGCTTGCGCCGGGGCATTTTGTACAACGTGGCGCGCAAGCTCAAGTGCAACAAACTCGCGCTGGGCCACCATCGCGACGACATGTTGCAAACCTTCTTCCTGAACATGTTTTTCGGTGGCAAGCTCAAGGGTATGCCGCCCAAGCTCACCAGCGACAACGGAGAATTCGTCGTGATCCGCCCGCTGGCCTATGTGGCCGAGAAAGACCTGATCCGCTGGGCCGCGCACCGCGAGTTCCCCATCATCCCTTGCTCGCTGTGCGGCAGCCAGACCAACCTGCAGCGCGTACAGGTCGGCAACATGCTGCGCGACTGGGAAAAGCAATACCCCGGCCGTGCGGAGACCATGTTCACTGCGCTGCAAAACGTGGTGCCCTCGCACCTTATGGACCACACCAAGCACGACTTCAAGAACATCCGCCCCACCGGCATCGCTGACGAGAATGGTGACAAAGCCTTCGACGCGGAAGACCTGCCCACCCCCACCCTGCCCAGCCTCTCCGGGCTGCCGGGTGTGCAAGTCGTGAACCTCTGACGCGGCAACCCACTTTGAAACGCGAGGAACACACCATGCCTCACTTCTTTCACACGCTAGCCCGCTGGTCGGCTTTGGCAGCCTTGGTTGGCCTGACCGGCTGCTCCCTGCCGCGCATGATCGACAGCGATGTGCAAAGCTTCGCCGGTGCGGCACTGCCCGTCAGCAATGCGGATTTCCGGTTTGAGCGCCTGCCCTCGCAGCAGCAAAACCCGGGCTTGCAGGACACGCTGGAAAGCATGGCGCAGGAAGCCCTGGAGCGCGTGGGGCTGACCCGCAATGACACCTCCGGCCGCTATCT
This window encodes:
- the ttcA gene encoding tRNA 2-thiocytidine(32) synthetase TtcA, with product MNATWVEEDTTTEAAEAAANRNKELKIERETHKLEKRLCRQMGQAIVDFNMIEEGDRVMVCMSGGKDSYGMLDILLKMQQRAPINFEIVAVNLDQKQPGFPDHILPEYLAKLGVEFHIETQDTYSIVKRNIPEGKTMCSLCSRLRRGILYNVARKLKCNKLALGHHRDDMLQTFFLNMFFGGKLKGMPPKLTSDNGEFVVIRPLAYVAEKDLIRWAAHREFPIIPCSLCGSQTNLQRVQVGNMLRDWEKQYPGRAETMFTALQNVVPSHLMDHTKHDFKNIRPTGIADENGDKAFDAEDLPTPTLPSLSGLPGVQVVNL